The following proteins are encoded in a genomic region of Sphingobacteriaceae bacterium:
- a CDS encoding ornithine cyclodeaminase family protein: MTLYLTEDDVRQLLTMDDALRAVEAAFRDQGLGTAANVPRRRVRGEAALLHTMAAAMPSVGMVGMKAYTTTRRGGSFHVLLWDDATGRLLSVMEADWLSRVRTGAMSGVATRLLAREDAKTVGIFGTGHQAPAQLEAVCAVRPVEQVLAWGRNQDRLAAFCRRMADQLQVPVEPAAGPQQLVANSDILITITTAREPLFAGAWVRPGTHINAAGSNVWMKREIDDETVARSAVIVADDLDQARVEAGDLLWPMERGRVRWYQVHQLGDVAAGRVGRTGPEDITLFLSQGIALADVAVGAAVYRRAVEAGLGRPLIPATE; encoded by the coding sequence TTGACTTTATATCTCACGGAAGACGATGTTCGCCAGTTGCTGACCATGGATGACGCCCTGAGGGCGGTGGAAGCCGCCTTCCGGGACCAGGGCCTGGGCACGGCGGCCAACGTTCCCCGGCGCCGGGTGCGGGGCGAGGCCGCCCTCCTCCACACCATGGCGGCGGCCATGCCGTCGGTGGGCATGGTGGGGATGAAAGCCTACACCACCACCCGCCGGGGCGGGTCATTCCACGTGCTCCTGTGGGACGACGCCACGGGGCGCCTCCTGTCGGTCATGGAGGCCGACTGGCTGAGCCGGGTGCGCACCGGTGCCATGAGCGGCGTGGCCACCCGCCTGCTGGCCCGGGAAGACGCCAAGACCGTGGGCATCTTCGGCACGGGCCATCAAGCCCCCGCCCAGCTGGAAGCCGTCTGCGCCGTCCGGCCGGTGGAGCAGGTCCTGGCCTGGGGGCGGAATCAGGACCGGCTGGCCGCTTTCTGCCGCCGCATGGCCGACCAACTCCAGGTGCCCGTGGAGCCTGCCGCCGGGCCGCAGCAATTGGTGGCCAACAGCGACATCCTCATCACCATCACCACGGCCAGGGAGCCCTTGTTCGCCGGGGCATGGGTCCGGCCGGGCACCCACATCAACGCCGCCGGGTCCAACGTGTGGATGAAGCGGGAGATTGACGACGAAACGGTGGCCCGCAGCGCCGTCATCGTGGCCGACGACCTGGACCAGGCCCGGGTGGAAGCCGGCGATCTCCTCTGGCCCATGGAGCGGGGCCGGGTCCGCTGGTATCAGGTGCATCAACTGGGGGATGTGGCCGCCGGCCGGGTCGGCCGCACCGGCCCGGAAGACATTACTTTGTTCCTCAGCCAGGGCATCGCCCTGGCCGACGTGGCCGTGGGCGCCGCCGTCTACCGGCGGGCCGTGGAAGCCGGCCTGGGCCGGCCCCTCATTCCTGCCACGGAATGA
- the bshA gene encoding N-acetyl-alpha-D-glucosaminyl L-malate synthase BshA, translating to MTGRPLKIGITCYPTTGGSGVVATELGRQLARRGHHVHFISYDVPFRLDYGLPNVFFHPVEVPQYPVFPQPPYTLALATRLFQVAAEQQLDLWHVHYAIPHAASAYLARAMLGRNGPRLVTTLHGTDITLVGNHPSFAPVVAFTLQQSDAVTAVSEALRRETLSSFDVERDIITIPNFIDPEVFRRRPDPAFRSLLAREEERIVCHISNFRPAKNPVAVVEIFARIAAALPARLILLGSGPELDRVRHRARELGVHDRIRFLGEHSHVVPVLSQADLFLLPSRHEAFGLAALEAMACGVPVLAARVGGLPELLGPDYDRYLFHPDDVEGMAAAALRVLRDPAEHRRLAAAGTARSHDRFSAGTVVDLYQQVYYQVLSEG from the coding sequence ATGACGGGTCGACCGCTGAAAATCGGCATCACATGCTATCCCACCACGGGGGGCAGCGGCGTGGTGGCCACGGAACTGGGCCGGCAGCTGGCCCGCCGCGGCCATCATGTCCATTTCATCAGCTACGACGTGCCCTTCCGCCTGGACTACGGGCTGCCCAACGTCTTTTTCCATCCCGTGGAGGTGCCCCAGTACCCGGTGTTTCCCCAGCCGCCCTATACCCTGGCTCTGGCCACCCGCCTGTTCCAGGTGGCGGCGGAGCAGCAGCTGGACTTGTGGCACGTCCATTACGCCATTCCCCACGCGGCGTCGGCCTACCTGGCCCGGGCCATGCTGGGGCGCAACGGCCCCCGCCTGGTCACCACCCTCCACGGCACCGACATCACCTTGGTGGGCAACCACCCCTCCTTTGCCCCGGTGGTGGCCTTCACCCTGCAGCAGTCCGATGCCGTGACGGCCGTGTCCGAGGCCTTGCGCCGGGAGACCCTTTCTTCTTTCGACGTGGAGCGGGACATCATCACCATACCCAATTTCATCGACCCGGAAGTTTTCCGCCGCCGGCCGGATCCGGCCTTCCGGTCCCTCCTGGCCCGGGAGGAGGAGCGCATCGTCTGCCACATCTCCAATTTCCGGCCCGCCAAGAATCCCGTGGCAGTAGTGGAAATTTTCGCCCGCATCGCCGCGGCCCTGCCGGCCCGCCTCATCCTGCTGGGCAGCGGCCCCGAACTGGACCGGGTGCGACACCGGGCCCGGGAACTGGGGGTCCACGACCGGATCCGCTTTCTGGGGGAGCACAGCCATGTGGTGCCGGTGCTGTCCCAGGCCGACCTGTTCCTGCTGCCCTCCCGGCACGAGGCTTTCGGCCTGGCCGCCCTGGAGGCCATGGCCTGCGGGGTGCCGGTCTTGGCCGCCCGGGTGGGGGGGCTGCCCGAACTGCTGGGCCCCGACTATGACCGGTACTTGTTCCACCCCGACGATGTGGAAGGCATGGCCGCCGCGGCCCTGCGGGTGCTTAGGGACCCCGCGGAGCACCGGCGCCTGGCGGCGGCGGGCACGGCCCGGTCCCATGACCGCTTCAGCGCCGGGACCGTGGTGGACTTGTACCAACAAGTTTATTACCAAGTGCTGTCGGAGGGTTGA
- a CDS encoding amidase: MAPAPLHQMAITEAAPLLAGRRLSPVELAQACLDRIQRLNGRLKAFISVQAEEALAEARRAEAEIQAGLYRGPLHGVPVAIKDNVAVAGRPMTAGSKILADHVAAGDATVVRRLRQAGAVILGKLNLHEFAYGATSEHSFYGASVNPWSHEHMSGGSSGGAAVAVAAGLCAGAIGTDTAGSVRIPAAACGVVGFKPTFGRISRAGVFPLAASLDHVGTLARTVADAAVLFAAVEGCDPRDPATAGAGRRRAAGLPWPEGSLQQEAPLAGLQVGLPQNFFPELSDHENQAAFQRAVDRLVELGASPVPVTLPMVEEAYKHLVFIISREAAQVHRAWFLARPGEYCRDVRERLSWALGVAEATYQKAQEWRRAFVAGLEEVLGRCHVLATPALPILPPPLGTREVELGGRPVDATIALSTFTGPFNLTGMPSIVVPAGVAPDSGLPVGISLTAASGADWTLLRIAAAFTDDL; this comes from the coding sequence TTGGCCCCGGCGCCCCTGCACCAAATGGCCATTACCGAGGCGGCCCCTCTCCTGGCCGGCCGGCGCCTTTCGCCCGTGGAACTGGCCCAGGCCTGTCTGGACCGGATCCAGCGGCTCAACGGGCGGCTGAAGGCCTTCATCTCGGTGCAGGCGGAAGAAGCCCTGGCGGAAGCCCGGCGGGCGGAAGCAGAAATTCAGGCCGGCCTGTACCGGGGGCCCCTCCACGGCGTGCCCGTGGCCATCAAGGACAACGTGGCCGTGGCGGGCCGGCCCATGACGGCCGGCAGCAAGATCCTGGCGGATCATGTGGCTGCCGGCGACGCCACGGTGGTGAGGCGCCTCCGGCAGGCCGGGGCGGTCATCCTGGGCAAGCTGAACCTCCACGAATTCGCCTACGGGGCCACCTCGGAGCACTCCTTTTACGGCGCCAGCGTCAACCCCTGGTCCCATGAGCACATGTCCGGAGGGTCCTCGGGCGGCGCGGCGGTGGCCGTGGCCGCCGGCCTGTGCGCCGGCGCCATCGGCACCGACACGGCGGGGTCGGTGCGCATCCCCGCCGCCGCCTGCGGGGTGGTGGGCTTCAAGCCCACCTTCGGGCGCATCAGCCGGGCAGGGGTGTTTCCCCTGGCCGCCTCCCTGGACCATGTGGGCACCCTGGCCCGCACCGTGGCCGATGCGGCTGTGCTTTTTGCTGCCGTGGAAGGATGCGACCCTCGAGATCCCGCCACCGCAGGCGCCGGGAGGCGGCGGGCCGCCGGGCTCCCATGGCCGGAAGGGTCTTTGCAGCAGGAGGCGCCCTTGGCCGGCCTGCAGGTGGGCCTTCCCCAAAACTTTTTCCCGGAACTGAGTGACCACGAGAATCAGGCGGCCTTTCAGCGGGCGGTGGACCGCCTGGTGGAACTGGGCGCCTCGCCGGTGCCCGTCACCCTGCCCATGGTGGAAGAGGCATACAAGCATTTGGTGTTCATCATCAGCCGGGAAGCGGCCCAGGTGCACCGGGCGTGGTTCCTGGCCCGGCCCGGCGAATACTGCCGGGATGTGCGGGAGCGTCTGTCCTGGGCCCTGGGGGTGGCGGAGGCCACGTACCAAAAGGCCCAGGAGTGGCGCCGTGCCTTCGTGGCGGGGCTGGAAGAGGTGCTGGGGCGGTGCCATGTGCTGGCCACCCCGGCCCTGCCCATCCTGCCGCCGCCCCTGGGCACCCGGGAGGTGGAACTGGGGGGCCGCCCGGTAGACGCCACCATCGCCCTGTCCACCTTCACCGGCCCTTTCAACCTGACGGGGATGCCCAGCATCGTCGTCCCCGCCGGTGTTGCCCCAGACAGCGGCCTGCCCGTGGGCATCTCCCTGACTGCCGCGTCGGGCGCCGACTGGACCCTGCTGCGCATCGCCGCCGCCTTCACTGACGATTTATGA
- a CDS encoding cytidine deaminase: protein MTRTGNPSQPGPPAPDDAMAQLLAAAWQARERAYAPYSGYAVGAALLTGDGQVVTGCNVENASYGLTCCAERVAAFQAVARGLGGWQAMAVVAQGEELPYPCGACRQVLAELAPTLTIVVANEKERAVTTMDQLLPHRFRLENEPS from the coding sequence ATGACTAGGACGGGAAACCCCAGCCAGCCAGGCCCTCCGGCGCCGGACGACGCAATGGCCCAACTGCTGGCGGCCGCCTGGCAGGCCCGGGAACGGGCCTACGCCCCTTACTCGGGCTACGCCGTGGGCGCCGCCCTGTTGACGGGCGACGGCCAGGTGGTCACGGGCTGCAACGTGGAAAACGCCAGCTACGGCCTCACCTGCTGCGCCGAGCGGGTGGCGGCCTTCCAGGCGGTGGCCCGGGGGCTGGGCGGGTGGCAAGCCATGGCCGTGGTGGCCCAGGGAGAGGAACTGCCCTACCCGTGCGGCGCCTGCCGCCAGGTGCTGGCGGAATTGGCGCCCACCCTGACCATCGTGGTGGCCAACGAAAAGGAAAGGGCGGTCACCACCATGGATCAACTGCTGCCCCACCGGTTCCGCCTGGAAAACGAACCTTCATAA
- a CDS encoding thymidine phosphorylase encodes MAGMVDWILAKRSGQELPADVIRQMIAEYTRGDIPDYQMAAMLMAMWFRGLTEAETVALTEAMARSGSVIRPEDLPPGAADKHSTGGVGDKTTLVVVPLVAAAGVPVAKLSGRGLGHTGGTLDKLAAIPGFRTDLPLPRLLAQVHHIGAAMAGQTAELVPADQKLYALRDVTGTVDSMPLVAASIMSKKLALGAMNIVLDVKVGRGAFMPDLAAARALAETMVAIGTRLGRRVTALLTDMDHPLGRAVGNALEVKEAIAALAGHGPADLVDLALGLGSEMVAASRGISPQEARGHLTQLLRSGAALAKLEAIIAAQGGDPRVVENPDLLPQAPVVEPVTAPDSGWVAGIDALAVGRIAMDLGAGRKHKEDVIDLRTGVQLAVHVGQEAVAGRPLAWVHAANPDAAAKASARLRQAFTIAGEQPPPRSIILDRVAADDPTP; translated from the coding sequence ATGGCGGGCATGGTGGACTGGATCCTGGCCAAGCGGTCGGGGCAGGAGCTGCCGGCGGATGTGATCCGGCAGATGATAGCGGAATACACCCGGGGAGACATTCCTGACTACCAAATGGCCGCCATGCTCATGGCGATGTGGTTCCGGGGCCTGACCGAGGCCGAAACGGTGGCCTTGACCGAGGCCATGGCCCGGTCGGGGAGCGTCATCCGGCCCGAGGACCTGCCCCCCGGGGCCGCCGACAAGCACAGCACCGGCGGCGTGGGCGACAAGACCACCCTGGTGGTGGTGCCCCTGGTGGCCGCCGCAGGGGTGCCGGTGGCCAAATTGTCGGGGCGGGGCCTGGGCCATACGGGAGGCACCCTGGACAAACTGGCCGCCATTCCCGGCTTCCGGACCGACCTGCCCCTACCCCGCCTGCTGGCCCAGGTCCACCACATCGGCGCCGCCATGGCGGGCCAGACGGCGGAACTGGTGCCCGCCGACCAAAAGCTGTACGCCCTGCGGGACGTCACCGGCACCGTGGACAGCATGCCCCTGGTGGCGGCCAGCATCATGAGCAAGAAGCTGGCCCTGGGGGCCATGAACATCGTCCTGGATGTGAAGGTGGGCCGGGGCGCCTTCATGCCTGACCTGGCGGCGGCCCGGGCCCTGGCCGAAACCATGGTGGCCATCGGCACCCGGCTGGGGCGGCGGGTCACGGCCCTCCTCACCGACATGGACCATCCCCTGGGCCGGGCCGTAGGCAACGCCCTGGAAGTGAAGGAGGCCATCGCCGCCTTGGCCGGCCACGGGCCCGCCGATCTGGTGGACTTGGCCCTGGGGCTGGGGTCCGAGATGGTGGCCGCCAGCCGGGGCATCTCCCCCCAGGAGGCCCGGGGCCACCTGACCCAACTCTTAAGAAGCGGCGCCGCCCTGGCCAAGCTGGAAGCCATCATCGCCGCCCAGGGGGGCGACCCCCGGGTGGTGGAGAATCCAGACCTGCTGCCCCAGGCGCCGGTGGTGGAGCCGGTCACGGCGCCGGACTCCGGCTGGGTGGCGGGCATCGACGCCCTGGCCGTGGGCCGCATCGCCATGGATCTGGGAGCCGGCCGGAAGCACAAGGAGGACGTTATCGACCTGCGCACAGGGGTCCAGTTGGCGGTCCACGTGGGGCAGGAGGCCGTAGCCGGCCGGCCCCTGGCCTGGGTCCATGCCGCCAATCCCGATGCGGCAGCCAAGGCATCAGCCCGGCTGCGCCAGGCCTTCACCATCGCCGGGGAGCAGCCCCCACCCCGCTCCATCATCCTGGACCGGGTGGCCGCCGACGACCCCACGCCATAA